Proteins encoded within one genomic window of Alphaproteobacteria bacterium:
- a CDS encoding glycerophosphodiester phosphodiesterase, translating to MSRPRVIAHRGASHAHPDNSWAAFEGAVEEGADAIECDVQLSADGVLVVRHDLVLAGGVAVAGQIAAQILRQAPETVLLDDLLDWQAGQPVGLLIEVKDRAAVPALMQALASRRTEDVVVGGFDCVAMAAVKQARPALRTSLMIGSVVDPATLVDLARRYRADGVHPCWEARAPRASQLLTAADVAAVHAAGLAVTLWHEEREDELAALIGLGVDAICTDTPAVLRRML from the coding sequence ATGAGCCGCCCCCGCGTCATCGCGCATCGCGGGGCGAGCCACGCCCATCCCGACAACAGCTGGGCGGCATTCGAAGGCGCGGTCGAGGAAGGCGCCGACGCGATCGAGTGCGATGTCCAGCTCAGCGCCGACGGCGTGCTCGTCGTGCGGCACGACCTCGTGCTGGCCGGCGGGGTGGCCGTCGCCGGCCAGATCGCCGCGCAGATCCTGCGGCAGGCGCCGGAAACGGTGCTGCTGGACGACCTGCTGGACTGGCAGGCCGGCCAACCGGTCGGCCTGCTGATCGAGGTCAAGGATCGGGCGGCCGTGCCTGCGCTGATGCAGGCGCTCGCCAGCCGCCGGACCGAAGACGTCGTTGTCGGCGGCTTCGACTGCGTCGCGATGGCCGCCGTCAAGCAGGCGCGACCGGCGCTCCGCACGTCGCTGATGATCGGCAGCGTCGTCGATCCGGCGACCCTGGTCGATCTCGCCCGCCGCTATCGGGCCGACGGCGTGCATCCGTGCTGGGAGGCGCGCGCGCCCAGGGCGTCGCAGTTGCTGACGGCCGCGGATGTCGCGGCCGTACACGCCGCCGGGCTCGCGGTGACGCTGTGGCACGAGGAACGCGAGGACGAACTCGCCGCCCTGATCGGGCTGGGCGTCGACGCGATCTGCACCGATACGCCCGCCGTGTTGCGCCGGATGCTGTGA
- a CDS encoding 2Fe-2S iron-sulfur cluster-binding protein gives MAKVTYVAFDGTRTTVDVPDGTSLMMGAVRNGIAGIVGECGGSAMCATCHVYVDEADVGRLPPRSEVEDEMLVCAASEERPTSRLSCQITAGPEIDGIVVHMPERQV, from the coding sequence ATGGCCAAAGTGACCTATGTCGCCTTCGACGGCACGCGCACCACGGTTGACGTGCCAGACGGCACCAGCCTGATGATGGGGGCGGTGCGGAACGGCATCGCCGGCATCGTCGGCGAATGCGGCGGCTCCGCCATGTGCGCCACCTGCCACGTCTATGTCGACGAGGCCGACGTCGGCCGGCTGCCGCCGCGCAGCGAGGTGGAGGACGAGATGCTGGTCTGCGCCGCGTCCGAGGAGCGGCCGACCAGCCGGCTGAGTTGCCAGATCACGGCCGGGCCGGAGATCGACGGCATCGTGGTGCACATGCCCGAGCGCCAGGTGTGA
- a CDS encoding cytochrome P450, whose translation MTTQATLETDDRPQGDYPVWDVDPYDEAVLADPYDYYAALRARGPVVWIARYGCWAMGRYAEVHPTFGDHQRFCSSRGVGLSDFAREKPWRPRSIVLEVDPPEHTRTRAVITRALSPRAVTALRDRFAAEAEALVDGLLERGTFDAVADFAEPFPLKVFPDAVGIGPEDRRNLIVYGMMAFNAMGPDNRLRRDSLAHAATVVPWIAAMCQRDRLAPGGFGDVIYQAADDGTLSLDEAALLVRSLLSAGIDTTVTGLGNALWCFASNPDQWALLRDDPSLARAAFEEVLRFTSPVHTFCRTTVADVEVGGIRLGAGRKVMCVLGSANRDPAKWPDADRFDIRRDTRGHLGFGTGVHGCVGQAVAKLEAEVMFNVLARKVGRIALAGQPRWRPGNALHALDSLPVRFVPG comes from the coding sequence ATGACGACCCAGGCCACGCTGGAAACCGACGACCGCCCGCAGGGCGACTATCCCGTCTGGGACGTCGACCCCTATGACGAGGCGGTGCTGGCCGATCCTTACGACTACTACGCCGCCCTGCGCGCCCGCGGGCCGGTCGTGTGGATCGCGCGCTACGGCTGTTGGGCGATGGGTCGTTATGCAGAGGTGCATCCGACCTTCGGCGACCATCAGCGCTTCTGCTCGTCGCGCGGCGTCGGCCTGTCCGACTTCGCCAGGGAGAAGCCTTGGCGGCCGCGCAGCATCGTGCTCGAGGTCGATCCGCCCGAGCACACGCGCACGCGTGCGGTGATTACCCGGGCGTTGTCGCCGCGCGCGGTGACGGCCCTGCGCGACCGCTTTGCGGCGGAGGCCGAAGCCCTGGTCGACGGCCTGCTCGAACGCGGCACCTTCGACGCGGTCGCCGACTTCGCCGAGCCGTTTCCGCTGAAGGTCTTTCCCGACGCCGTCGGCATCGGGCCGGAGGACCGGCGCAACCTGATCGTCTACGGCATGATGGCGTTCAACGCGATGGGGCCGGACAACCGCCTGCGCCGCGACTCGCTCGCCCACGCCGCGACCGTGGTGCCGTGGATCGCGGCGATGTGCCAGCGCGACCGGCTGGCACCCGGCGGCTTCGGCGACGTGATCTACCAGGCGGCCGACGACGGCACGCTAAGCTTGGACGAGGCCGCCCTCCTGGTGCGCTCGCTGCTGTCCGCCGGCATCGACACAACCGTCACCGGCCTCGGCAATGCGCTGTGGTGCTTCGCCAGCAATCCGGACCAGTGGGCGTTGCTGCGCGACGACCCGTCGCTGGCGCGGGCAGCGTTCGAGGAGGTGCTGCGCTTCACCAGCCCGGTGCACACGTTCTGCCGCACGACCGTTGCGGATGTGGAGGTCGGCGGCATCCGCCTCGGCGCGGGCCGCAAGGTGATGTGCGTGCTCGGATCGGCCAATCGCGACCCGGCGAAGTGGCCGGACGCAGACCGCTTCGACATCCGCCGCGATACGCGCGGCCATCTCGGCTTCGGCACCGGCGTGCACGGCTGCGTCGGCCAGGCCGTTGCCAAGCTGGAGGCCGAGGTCATGTTCAATGTGCTGGCGCGCAAGGTCGGCCGGATCGCGCTTGCCGGCCAGCCGCGCTGGCGGCCGGGCAACGCCCTGCATGCGCTCGACAGCCTGCCGGTGCGCTTCGTCCCCGGATAG
- a CDS encoding FAD-dependent oxidoreductase, translating into MTPRSVVIVGAGQGGAQVAASLREEGYDGAIALVGAEPGLPYQRPPLSKAFLKTPLERDALMLRNAAFFLDQRIDLIAGRRVAAIDRAVRRVTLDDGGSRAFDHLILATGARNRRPPIEGIDAAGVLDLRTVDDAEALRARLDDGGRLLVIGGGFIGLEVAATARQRGLDVVVFEALPRLMARAVSPAMSAHFLDLHRRLGVDVRLGAKVARIRADAGRATAVETADGAIEGGDAVLVAVGVAPCDELAAAAGLTCDNGIVVDRLLQTEDPGVSALGDCAAFDSPWGVGRVRLESVQNAVDHAKCIARRLVGRPEPYAAVPWFWTDQADAKLQIAGLTAGADRTVAQRGDDAGRLSVFCFSGDRFVGVESVNRPADHIAARKALGFECGLTADLAAAEGFSLAAYLKALPQP; encoded by the coding sequence GTGACGCCACGGTCCGTTGTCATCGTCGGCGCCGGCCAGGGCGGCGCCCAGGTTGCCGCCTCGTTGCGCGAGGAAGGCTATGACGGCGCGATCGCGCTGGTCGGCGCGGAGCCGGGTCTGCCCTACCAGCGTCCGCCGTTGTCGAAGGCCTTTCTGAAGACGCCGCTGGAGCGCGACGCGCTGATGTTGCGCAACGCCGCGTTTTTCCTCGACCAGCGCATCGACCTCATCGCCGGCCGGCGCGTTGCGGCCATCGACCGCGCCGTGCGGCGAGTGACGCTGGACGACGGCGGCAGCCGCGCCTTCGACCATCTGATCCTGGCGACGGGGGCGCGCAACCGCCGGCCGCCGATCGAGGGTATCGACGCCGCAGGCGTGCTGGACCTGCGCACCGTCGACGACGCCGAGGCGTTGCGGGCGCGGCTCGACGACGGTGGCCGGCTGCTGGTGATCGGCGGCGGCTTCATCGGGCTGGAGGTCGCGGCGACCGCGCGCCAGCGCGGGCTCGACGTGGTGGTGTTCGAGGCGTTGCCGCGGCTGATGGCCCGTGCGGTCTCGCCGGCGATGTCGGCGCATTTCCTCGACCTGCATCGGCGTCTCGGCGTCGACGTGCGGCTCGGCGCCAAGGTCGCGCGCATCCGCGCCGATGCGGGGCGGGCGACGGCGGTGGAGACGGCCGACGGCGCGATCGAGGGCGGCGACGCCGTTCTGGTCGCCGTCGGCGTCGCGCCGTGCGACGAGCTGGCCGCCGCGGCCGGGCTCACCTGCGACAACGGCATCGTCGTCGACCGGTTGCTGCAGACTGAGGATCCCGGCGTGTCGGCGCTGGGCGACTGCGCCGCCTTCGACAGCCCCTGGGGCGTGGGCCGCGTGCGCCTGGAATCGGTGCAGAATGCGGTCGACCACGCGAAATGCATCGCCCGCAGGCTGGTCGGCAGGCCCGAACCCTATGCGGCGGTGCCATGGTTCTGGACCGACCAGGCCGACGCCAAGCTGCAGATCGCCGGGCTGACCGCCGGCGCCGACCGCACCGTGGCGCAGCGCGGCGACGACGCCGGCAGGCTGTCGGTGTTCTGTTTCTCCGGCGACCGATTCGTCGGCGTGGAGAGCGTCAACCGCCCGGCCGACCACATCGCGGCGCGCAAGGCGCTCGGCTTCGAATGCGGTCTGACCGCGGACTTGGCGGCGGCCGAGGGATTCTCGCTGGCCGCCTATCTGAAAGCCCTGCCGCAGCCCTGA